In Lonchura striata isolate bLonStr1 chromosome 3, bLonStr1.mat, whole genome shotgun sequence, the sequence ATGCTTAGGTTAACTCAGCTGGGTTGGTATTTTACCACAAATAGTTCTAATGCTCTCTGTCATGTAAAAATACCTAATCTAATTAGTTTTCACTTCTTTTCTTAAGGGGCATGAAAGAGTGaacatatttgaaaattaattaggAAAAGCTCTGCAGTCATCACCCCAAAAGTATAAGGTCAACAGCACTTTGGGTATGGCTTTGCCAGTTTTCTTGTcaattctttttcctctttcagttCACTTGCTCATAGAGTTCCATAGACAAAGTTCCTAATGGCTTGGAACCTTAGTTCCTTAAGCTGATGATACTTGGCTGACAACAGCATGCAATGATTCTTCTCTgtcataaatattaaaatataacaaaaagtTGATTGCTGGGATAGaggaaaagtttttaaaatcactgaagtgaaaatttatgaagaaaaaagctCTGTTCTTGGCAGAGAGAAATACACATATGAACTGATTTGTATTATGATCTGGTATgaaacaagtttaaaaaaaagtttttaaactgATCTTAATGCTGCCTCCTAGAAGTTGATGGGCAGTTCCAGAACTTCCTTTCTCAAGAAAGCAGCTTTAGAAATCTATCAACAGCACCCAACATTCATTACTGACTGTGACACAAGGGAATAAATACTTTAGTCTCATGCCTACAAACCCACTAtactaattttgtttttctcataaATAGAGGAAGGCATGAAGTGATTCAAGTCCCACAGAAGTGTTCTTCAACCTTTCCACGTCCCCTCTGCCCTTCTAACCACTGAGGATCCAAAGATTAAGTTTGGTGAACTGCCAAGATCTGTAGGCACTGGAGTAGGGAACAAATTGTTCATATGGTTtgttaaacaaacaaaatgaaatgtcTATACAATTAAGCTGTTTGTTTAAAACAGGATATATTGAATTAATTCAAGACTTCATGGATAAAAAATTGGTTAGGTATTTATGCACAGTGTAACACTAATTTAGAGATGAAGTTACTGGAATGCTCTTAAGCTTCAAAGGCATGATTCATGGCACTCTTCTATGTGTCCTAACTACACATGGCAATATAGGCAGCCCTATaaaataaccataaaatagCTATATGGATGCATAATAGCAAATACATACTTCAGTATGTATGGTAAATCTTGAGTAAAATCTGACAAACAACATAGGTATCACTGGGTGCAGCTTGCAAAGgtgttattttatatattattcaCTAAACTAAATGAAAGTATTACTAAACTAAATAAAACTATTCACTAAACTAAATAAAACTATTACTTTGACTAATGAAGTCTATTGAACAAGGAGCTATTTCCATGAACAGTAgaacaagaggaagaaaaataaaataatgtccTGTGCAGGCTATCTTAAAACATTTTGGACTGTTATTTCAAAATCAAATTTccacaaataaaatttttattcattGCAGCACTCTCTGCAAAATCAGAAGGTTAAAAGAAAGTAACAAAGCATAAAATAGgcatttgaaaaattatttccacatTGAGATAACTTAAGAACACCCAAATTGATTTTTATTAGACTTCTCATATTCACTTCTGAGCTGACACATGCATAAGATATTCAGCTCTAAAGGTCACTTCTGAGAAGGCTATAAGTAACTGGAACTAGCACTGCAGGATGAAATGATGGCTCATTGCTGACTATTACCGTTGGAGAGTGATAGATATTTTACTCCTGAGGCTGAGACAGattctgtaaataaatatttatttcttggcAGTGCCAATAGCTGGAACATGATGTGATAGAGTTTTTTTCCCGGTGTTATTAGCTGACTTAAAGAGAGTGTGGGACGGATGCTGGCAAAGCCCGTGGGCCTGTGTTGGAGGGAGCCCACCACAGAATTTTCTCCAGGGCCAGACAGGGCGAGCCCTGGCTCCTGGCACCACATGGTGAGCGGCCAAGCTCAGTGCGgttctctcctcttcctgctcgctgccctgccccagctgctcagTGCTCTGCTAAAACCTCTGCTCGAACACCCAACACAAATGGGGCTGGTCAGCCTGGCTATGAACACCTATTTCTTCCTCTTCAGGCTTTGGTCACTCCATGCTTTATTCTCTCCATCCCCTCTTCTTTTTGGTGCCAACATTAGTCCCTGAGGTTGTTCAGCCCAAAGAAGAGGTGGCTTGGgggaggttgtagccaggtaagcgtcagcctcttctcccaggaaacGAGCGACAGgtaagaggacacagcctcaggcTGCGccagaggtttaggttggatggGAGGCGGAATTTCTTCACAAAGGGTCCGATTAGACCCTGGAATGGCCTACCCAGGGAGGTGGTAAAGTCAGTATGTCTAGAGGTGTTCAAGAAATGGCTGGACATGGCATTTAATGCCGCGATCTATTTGATTTGGTGTTTGATCAAGGGCGTACTATAATTCAGACACCTTTTCCAGCACAGTAATTGTGTGAAAACAAAACACGAGAGATCTCTGGTGAATTGCAACTTTTCTCCAGTGCGAATCGCTGGCTCTGCTGTCCATCCCGGACGGCGAGGAGGCGttgcccagctgcctgcagccGTCCGCGATGGGACCCCAGACCCTTTCGCAGCTCCCCGCTCCCCACGCCGAGCCCCGCCTCTCCCCGGGCCGCGTCGGGCCTGGCACAGGCGCAGCCTGGCTATGGCGGCTGTGGAGCAGCGCCTCGGCCAGTACCGCGCCGCCCGCCGTAGCTgtgccgccgctccgcgccccgccGAGCTGCCGGGAAAGGCCGCGGCTCCGGAGGCCGCCGAgggaccgcgggcagccgcggAGGGCACGGGCGGCGGCGCTGAGGTGagcgccggggcgggcggggtgGGAGGTGCGGCGGGCGGCCGGTGCCTGACGCCGCGTCTCCCCGCCGGCTCCGCAGGTCCGGCCCGGCGGCCCGGCGGCTCTGGGGTGGGCGCACCCGCTGCTGCTGAAGGTGCTGCTATGGGCCGTGCTGCTGGCGCTGTTTGCGGAGCTGGAGCTCGGGCTGCCCTACTTCGTGCTCTCCCTGCTCTACTGGATGTACGCCGGCacccgcggccccgccgagcGGCGGCCCGGCGAGCTCAGCGCCTACTCCATTTTCAACCCCGGCTGCGCCGCCATCGCCGGGACGCTGACGGCCGAGCAGCTGGAGCGGGAGCTGCACTACCGGCCCGCCGCGGGCTGGTAgcgccgggccccgcggggACCGCGCTGTGCCGCGCCGGGACAGCAGCCGCGCCGGACCGGCCCCGCTGCCACCGCCCCGAGGGACTTGGGGGAATGAAAGGGGGTTTGTTCCTGTGCAAAAAAACTACCTGAGCCCCGCGCCCCACGGCGCCCGCCGGTCCCGAATAAAGCCGTAGCAAAACTGCGCTCTGGTTTCGTTTCCTGGGGCCGGGCAGCTGTTTCGGCCGCTGTGGAATTGCCCCGAGAGGCACGGCCTTGTC encodes:
- the SAYSD1 gene encoding SAYSvFN domain-containing protein 1, with the protein product MAAVEQRLGQYRAARRSCAAAPRPAELPGKAAAPEAAEGPRAAAEGTGGGAEVRPGGPAALGWAHPLLLKVLLWAVLLALFAELELGLPYFVLSLLYWMYAGTRGPAERRPGELSAYSIFNPGCAAIAGTLTAEQLERELHYRPAAGW